A window of the Flavobacterium sangjuense genome harbors these coding sequences:
- a CDS encoding tetratricopeptide repeat-containing sensor histidine kinase produces MNRLLSYWVIILLTSLYGCTSKTVDKDAQARNDSIQKYLDLAGNDNMSYGKRKGYNNKAYSMINMNMNDTVSISSLYKTTMNFHRFNQLKELKFNSALMLKKALLLKDDYWISLSYKVLGLYYMNNSENEKALYYFFKAKKHLFQLSEHKEIMSLLFNISLTQYYAGDLLGSNKTAFEVLKIQKKYRSNIPYGVILNQIGNNLGGLKQDNKAIEYYLKINRKRCNLKMKNIIANNISTSYIEIGEYKKAYNELDSIIKNKDFKEINPSNYATAVSLLGYSKLKMNNLKELPKVFFIADNIYKNSKTINGSNYNQMYLSMYYEKINDTANAIRAAKKALFLSKSYNNPSDILVTLEQLIKVDKKNASTNAQEYIRVNNSLQISERNFRDKFARIAYETEEITQEKDKAVNQKWIVATIATVIVLFVLLILIITRQQSKQKELQLLQEQQKANEEIYDLMLNQKRKEEEARQSEKKRIAIELHDGVMNRLASTRLNLNMLSYQKDKETINKCLIHVQEIYKIEQEIRNIAHNLNLDVFKESNSFVVILNEFIITQNTTTSSQYILEISKNIDWNHISSGIKMNLYRIIQEASHNINKYARASNVIISLALNKNNICLCITDNGKGFDTNVNFAGIGLNNINHRVKSLKGEVFIESNTISTSINITIPFTI; encoded by the coding sequence ATGAATAGACTACTCTCTTATTGGGTTATTATTTTGTTGACATCTTTATATGGTTGTACTTCTAAAACTGTAGATAAAGACGCTCAGGCCAGGAATGATTCTATTCAGAAATATCTTGATTTGGCGGGTAATGACAACATGTCCTATGGAAAAAGAAAAGGGTATAATAATAAGGCATATTCTATGATTAATATGAATATGAATGATACGGTATCAATTTCATCGTTGTATAAAACAACTATGAACTTTCATCGATTTAATCAATTAAAAGAATTGAAGTTTAATTCTGCTTTAATGCTAAAAAAAGCATTATTATTAAAAGATGATTATTGGATTAGTTTGAGCTATAAAGTATTAGGATTATACTATATGAATAACTCAGAAAACGAAAAAGCGTTATATTATTTTTTTAAAGCAAAAAAGCATTTATTTCAACTTAGTGAACACAAAGAAATTATGAGTTTGCTATTTAATATTAGCCTTACTCAATATTATGCGGGAGACTTATTAGGTAGTAATAAAACAGCTTTCGAAGTATTAAAAATACAAAAAAAATATAGAAGTAATATTCCATACGGAGTTATCCTTAATCAAATAGGTAATAATTTAGGAGGTCTCAAACAAGACAATAAAGCGATTGAATATTACCTAAAAATTAACAGAAAAAGGTGCAATTTAAAAATGAAAAACATCATTGCTAATAACATTTCTACATCTTATATTGAAATAGGGGAATATAAAAAAGCTTATAATGAGTTAGATTCAATTATAAAAAATAAAGACTTTAAAGAAATAAACCCAAGCAATTATGCTACTGCTGTAAGTCTTTTAGGGTATTCCAAACTTAAAATGAATAATTTAAAAGAATTGCCTAAGGTGTTTTTTATAGCAGATAATATTTATAAAAATAGTAAAACAATAAATGGCAGTAATTACAATCAGATGTATCTTTCCATGTATTATGAGAAAATAAATGATACTGCAAATGCTATAAGAGCTGCTAAAAAAGCACTTTTCCTTTCAAAAAGTTATAACAATCCCTCGGATATTCTAGTTACTTTAGAACAACTCATAAAAGTTGACAAAAAAAACGCCTCAACCAATGCGCAAGAATATATTCGGGTTAATAATAGTCTGCAAATTTCGGAACGGAACTTTAGAGATAAATTTGCTCGAATAGCCTATGAAACCGAAGAGATTACTCAAGAAAAGGACAAAGCAGTTAATCAAAAATGGATTGTAGCTACAATAGCTACAGTTATTGTTTTATTTGTGCTTTTAATCCTTATCATAACGCGTCAACAATCTAAACAAAAAGAGTTACAATTACTACAAGAGCAGCAAAAAGCCAATGAAGAAATCTATGATTTGATGCTAAACCAAAAAAGAAAAGAAGAAGAAGCAAGGCAAAGTGAGAAAAAAAGAATAGCGATTGAATTGCATGATGGTGTAATGAACAGATTGGCCAGCACACGTCTTAATCTCAATATGTTATCATACCAAAAAGACAAAGAAACTATAAATAAGTGCTTAATCCATGTCCAAGAAATTTATAAAATAGAACAAGAAATACGAAATATTGCCCACAATTTGAATTTAGATGTTTTTAAGGAAAGTAATAGTTTTGTAGTGATTTTAAATGAGTTTATAATTACACAAAACACTACAACTAGTTCACAATACATACTTGAGATATCTAAAAATATTGATTGGAATCATATTTCAAGCGGGATAAAAATGAATTTATACCGAATTATCCAGGAAGCAAGTCACAACATTAACAAATATGCTAGAGCTTCTAATGTCATTATTAGCCTGGCTTTAAATAAGAACAATATTTGCCTTTGTATTACCGATAACGGAAAAGGATTTGACACTAATGTTAACTTTGCAGGGATTGGTTTGAATAATATAAACCATCGTGTCAAATCTCTTAAAGGAGAAGTCTTTATTGAATCAAATACTATAAGCACTTCCATAAACATTACTATCCCATTTACAATTTAG